Proteins from a single region of Caloramator sp. E03:
- the rpoB gene encoding DNA-directed RNA polymerase subunit beta produces MVHPVKVGRRERMSFSKIKEVIDMPNLIEVQLDSYKWFLEEGLKEVFDDVNPITDYTGNLILEFIDYKLDYDNIKYSVEECKERDATYAAPLKVKVRLVNKETGEVKEQEVFMGDFPLMTEQGTFIINGAERVIVSQLVRSPGAYYAEAIDKSGKKLYSSTLIPNRGAWIEYETDSNDVIYVRIDRTRKLPLTVFIRALGFGVDYEILQFFGEEDHLKATLERDNTKTVEEGLLEIYKRLRPGEPPTVESATTLIEGLFFDPKRYDLSRVGRYKFNKKLALANRIAGQIAADTIANPITGEIFVEAGQKIDRDTAVKIQNAGINIVDVIVEGKNIRVIGNNFVDIHKLGLPYDLSDLNIKEMVHYPTLKAILDEFSNEDDIKDAIRQRINQLIPKHIIKDDIYASISYCMGLFYGIGYVDDIDHLGNRRLRSVGELLQNQFRIGLSRMERVVKERMTIQDLDVATPQALINIRPVAAAIKEFFGSSQLSQFMDQTNPLSELTHKRRLSALGPGGLSRERAGFEVRDVHISHYGRMCPIETPEGPNIGLINSLATYAKVNEYGFIEAPYRVVDKKNGIVTDKVLYLTADEEDQYIIAQANEPVDENGKFIDKRVTARAKEEIVVVSPEEVDLMDVSSKQIVSVATAMIPFLENDDANRALMGSNMQRQAVPLIKPEAPIVGTGIEHKAAKDSGIIPIAKNDGTVVKVAGDIIQIRRDEDGRIDTYKLLKFKRSNQGTCINQRPIVNEGDRVKKGDIIADGPSIDQGEIALGRNILIGFMTWEGYNYEDAILISEQLVMDDVFTSIHIEEYECEARDTKLGPEEITRDIPNVGEDALRDLDERGIIRIGAEVRAGDILVGKVTPKGETELTAEERLLRAIFGEKAREVRDTSLRVPHGEAGIIVDVKIFTRENGDELPPGVNELVRVYIAQKRKISVGDKMAGRHGNKGVISRVLPVEDMPFMPDGRPLQIVLNPLGVPSRMNIGQVLEVHLGLAASRLGWHVATPVFDGATEDDIQECLKMAGVEPDGKMLLFDGRTGEAFDNRVTVGYMYILKLAHLVDDKIHARSTGPYSLVTQQPLGGKAQFGGQRFGEMEVWAIEAYGAAYTLQEILTVKSDDVVGRVKTYEAIVKGENIPEPGVPESFKVLIKELQSLCLDVKVLTDDKKEIMIKEDIEDDLDDIEATMEGRDMLPLPTVPEAEEIEQYDDILEDEEEEINIEDLADMDVEPDFEEGLEEFDDFDDKE; encoded by the coding sequence ATGGTACATCCTGTTAAGGTCGGCAGGAGAGAACGAATGAGTTTCTCCAAAATCAAAGAAGTAATCGACATGCCAAATCTTATTGAGGTCCAACTTGATTCCTACAAATGGTTCTTAGAAGAAGGTCTTAAAGAAGTTTTTGATGACGTTAATCCAATTACAGATTATACAGGGAACCTCATTCTCGAGTTTATTGACTACAAGCTTGATTATGATAATATAAAATATTCAGTAGAAGAATGTAAAGAAAGAGATGCAACTTATGCTGCACCTCTTAAAGTTAAAGTAAGACTTGTAAATAAGGAAACAGGAGAGGTTAAGGAACAAGAAGTTTTCATGGGTGACTTCCCTCTTATGACAGAGCAGGGTACATTTATAATAAATGGAGCAGAGAGAGTAATAGTTAGCCAGCTTGTTAGATCTCCTGGAGCATATTATGCAGAGGCAATTGATAAATCAGGAAAGAAGCTTTATTCATCAACTTTAATTCCTAATAGAGGGGCTTGGATTGAATATGAAACGGATTCAAATGATGTAATCTATGTTAGAATTGATAGAACAAGAAAATTGCCTCTTACTGTTTTTATAAGGGCATTAGGCTTTGGTGTTGATTATGAAATCCTTCAGTTTTTTGGTGAAGAGGATCATTTAAAGGCTACTTTAGAGAGAGATAATACAAAAACCGTCGAGGAAGGTCTTTTAGAAATATATAAAAGATTAAGACCGGGTGAGCCGCCAACGGTTGAAAGTGCTACAACCCTTATTGAAGGTCTGTTTTTTGATCCTAAAAGATACGATTTGTCAAGAGTTGGAAGATATAAATTCAATAAAAAATTAGCATTAGCTAATAGAATTGCAGGACAGATTGCAGCAGATACTATTGCTAATCCCATTACAGGGGAAATATTTGTTGAAGCAGGACAAAAAATTGATAGAGATACTGCAGTAAAGATCCAAAATGCCGGTATAAACATTGTTGATGTTATTGTTGAAGGCAAAAATATAAGGGTAATAGGTAACAACTTTGTTGATATACATAAGCTTGGTTTACCTTATGATTTATCTGATCTTAATATAAAAGAAATGGTACATTATCCCACATTGAAAGCTATTCTTGATGAATTTTCAAATGAAGATGATATTAAAGATGCAATAAGACAAAGAATAAATCAGCTTATACCAAAACATATTATAAAAGACGATATATATGCATCTATAAGTTATTGTATGGGCTTGTTTTATGGAATTGGCTATGTAGACGATATTGATCATCTTGGAAATAGAAGATTAAGGTCTGTTGGTGAGCTCTTACAAAATCAATTTAGAATAGGTCTTTCAAGAATGGAGAGAGTTGTTAAAGAGAGAATGACCATACAGGATCTCGATGTTGCTACTCCACAAGCACTTATTAATATAAGACCAGTTGCGGCTGCAATTAAAGAGTTTTTTGGAAGTTCGCAGCTCTCCCAGTTTATGGACCAGACTAATCCACTATCAGAGCTTACACATAAGAGAAGATTGTCTGCTCTTGGACCTGGAGGACTTTCAAGAGAAAGAGCAGGTTTCGAAGTTAGAGACGTTCATATATCCCATTATGGTAGAATGTGTCCAATAGAAACTCCAGAAGGACCAAATATAGGTCTTATAAACTCCCTTGCAACTTATGCAAAGGTAAATGAATACGGATTTATTGAGGCACCTTACAGAGTAGTTGATAAGAAAAATGGAATTGTTACAGATAAAGTATTATATCTTACTGCAGATGAAGAAGATCAATATATTATTGCACAGGCAAATGAACCTGTTGATGAAAACGGAAAGTTTATTGATAAAAGAGTTACAGCAAGAGCAAAGGAAGAAATAGTTGTTGTTTCACCAGAAGAAGTTGACCTTATGGATGTATCATCAAAACAAATAGTTTCTGTTGCAACTGCTATGATTCCATTCCTTGAAAATGATGATGCTAACCGTGCTTTAATGGGTTCAAACATGCAGCGTCAGGCTGTTCCTCTTATAAAACCTGAAGCTCCAATAGTTGGAACAGGTATAGAGCATAAGGCTGCAAAGGATTCAGGTATAATTCCAATTGCAAAAAATGATGGTACAGTTGTAAAAGTTGCTGGAGATATAATACAGATAAGACGAGATGAAGATGGTAGAATAGATACTTATAAACTTTTAAAGTTTAAACGTTCAAACCAAGGAACTTGTATTAATCAAAGACCTATTGTAAATGAAGGAGATAGAGTTAAAAAGGGAGACATAATAGCTGATGGTCCATCAATTGACCAAGGAGAAATTGCACTTGGTAGAAACATATTAATAGGTTTTATGACTTGGGAAGGTTATAATTACGAGGATGCTATTTTAATATCAGAGCAGCTTGTGATGGACGATGTGTTTACATCTATTCATATAGAAGAATATGAATGTGAAGCAAGAGACACAAAGCTTGGTCCAGAAGAGATAACGAGAGATATTCCTAATGTTGGTGAAGATGCACTTAGAGATCTTGATGAAAGAGGTATTATAAGGATAGGTGCAGAAGTTAGGGCAGGAGATATACTTGTCGGTAAGGTTACTCCTAAAGGAGAAACTGAGCTTACTGCTGAAGAAAGGCTTTTAAGAGCGATATTTGGAGAAAAAGCAAGGGAAGTTAGAGATACATCTCTTAGAGTTCCTCATGGAGAAGCAGGAATAATAGTTGATGTTAAGATATTTACAAGAGAAAATGGCGATGAATTGCCTCCAGGGGTTAATGAACTTGTAAGAGTTTATATTGCTCAAAAAAGAAAAATATCTGTAGGAGATAAGATGGCAGGTCGTCATGGAAATAAGGGTGTTATCTCAAGAGTGCTTCCAGTTGAAGATATGCCTTTCATGCCAGATGGAAGACCTCTTCAGATAGTTTTAAATCCTCTTGGTGTTCCGTCACGTATGAATATAGGTCAGGTTTTAGAGGTACATCTTGGTCTTGCTGCAAGCAGGCTTGGATGGCATGTTGCAACACCTGTATTTGATGGCGCAACAGAGGATGATATACAAGAATGTTTAAAGATGGCAGGAGTAGAACCAGATGGTAAGATGCTTCTCTTTGATGGAAGAACTGGTGAAGCTTTTGATAATAGAGTTACTGTTGGATATATGTATATATTAAAACTTGCACATCTTGTTGACGATAAGATACATGCAAGATCTACAGGTCCATACTCCCTTGTAACCCAGCAGCCTCTTGGTGGTAAAGCACAATTTGGAGGTCAAAGGTTTGGAGAAATGGAAGTTTGGGCAATTGAAGCTTATGGTGCAGCTTATACTCTTCAAGAGATATTAACAGTTAAGTCTGATGATGTTGTAGGACGTGTTAAAACTTATGAGGCTATTGTTAAAGGTGAAAATATTCCAGAGCCTGGAGTTCCAGAATCCTTTAAGGTGCTTATTAAAGAGCTTCAGTCCCTCTGCCTTGATGTAAAAGTTTTAACTGATGATAAGAAGGAAATAATGATTAAAGAAGATATTGAGGATGATCTTGATGATATAGAGGCAACTATGGAAGGAAGGGATATGTTACCACTTCCAACTGTTCCTGAAGCAGAAGAAATTGAACAGTATGACGATATATTAGAGGATGAGGAAGAAGAAATTAATATCGAAGACCTCGCTGATATGGATGTAGAACCGGATTTTGAAGAGGGATTGGAAGAGTTTGATGATTTTGATGATAAAGAATAA
- the tuf gene encoding elongation factor Tu, with amino-acid sequence MAKEHFTRTKPHVNIGTIGHVDHGKTTLTAAITLVLSTYGKAKVMKYDEIDKAPEERERGITINTAHVEYETDTRHYAHVDCPGHADYVKNMITGAAQMDGAILVVSAADGPMPQTREHILLARQVGVPYIVVFMNKADMVDDPELIELVEMELRDLLNEYEFPGDDTPIVVGSALKALECGCGKRECEWCGKILQLMDTVDSYIPTPERQKDKPFLMPVEDVFTITGRGTVATGRVESGVLKVGDEVEIVGLTEEKKKTVVTGVEMFRKILDQAEAGDNIGALLRGVTRDEIERGQVLAKPGSIHPHKKFEGQVYVLKKEEGGRHTPFFNGYRPQFYFRTTDVTGSIKLPEGTEMVMPGDHITMEVELITPVAMMEGLRFAIREGGRTVGSGVVSKILE; translated from the coding sequence ATGGCAAAGGAGCATTTTACCAGGACGAAGCCACACGTAAACATAGGGACAATAGGACACGTAGACCATGGTAAGACAACATTAACAGCAGCAATAACATTAGTATTATCAACTTATGGAAAAGCAAAAGTAATGAAATATGACGAAATAGATAAGGCACCAGAAGAAAGAGAAAGAGGAATAACAATAAACACAGCACACGTAGAATACGAAACAGATACAAGACACTATGCACACGTTGACTGTCCAGGACACGCAGACTACGTAAAGAACATGATAACAGGGGCAGCACAGATGGACGGAGCAATACTTGTAGTTAGTGCAGCAGATGGTCCAATGCCACAGACAAGAGAGCACATACTACTTGCAAGACAGGTAGGGGTACCATATATAGTAGTATTCATGAACAAGGCAGATATGGTAGATGACCCAGAACTTATAGAACTTGTTGAAATGGAATTAAGAGATCTTCTTAATGAATATGAATTTCCAGGAGATGATACTCCAATAGTAGTAGGATCAGCATTAAAGGCACTTGAATGTGGATGTGGAAAGAGAGAATGTGAATGGTGTGGAAAGATATTACAGCTTATGGACACAGTAGATAGCTACATTCCAACACCAGAAAGACAAAAGGATAAGCCATTCTTAATGCCAGTAGAAGATGTATTCACAATAACAGGAAGAGGAACAGTTGCAACAGGAAGAGTAGAAAGCGGAGTATTAAAGGTAGGAGACGAAGTAGAAATAGTAGGACTTACAGAAGAGAAGAAGAAGACAGTAGTAACAGGAGTAGAAATGTTCAGAAAGATACTTGACCAAGCAGAAGCAGGAGACAACATAGGAGCACTCTTAAGAGGAGTAACAAGGGATGAAATAGAAAGAGGACAGGTTTTAGCAAAACCAGGTTCAATACATCCACATAAGAAATTCGAAGGACAGGTATACGTATTAAAGAAAGAAGAAGGTGGAAGACATACACCATTCTTCAATGGATACAGACCACAGTTCTACTTCAGAACAACAGACGTTACAGGATCAATAAAGCTTCCAGAAGGAACAGAGATGGTAATGCCTGGAGACCACATAACAATGGAAGTTGAACTTATAACACCAGTTGCTATGATGGAAGGTTTAAGATTCGCTATAAGAGAAGGCGGAAGAACAGTAGGTTCTGGCGTTGTTTCTAAGATTCTTGAGTAA
- the rplA gene encoding 50S ribosomal protein L1, with the protein MKRGKNYIESAKLIDKNTLYSPKEALELAIQTSKAKFDETIELAVRLGVDPRHADQQVRGAVVLPHGTGKKVRVLVFAKGDKAKEAEAAGADFVGAEELVAKIQNENWFGFDAVVATPDMMGVVGRLGKILGPKGLMPNPKSGTVTFDIAKAISDIKAGKVEYRVDKTAIIHVPIGKRSFGVDKLAENFHTLMEAVVKAKPAAAKGQYIKSVVLSSTMGPGIKINPAKVLE; encoded by the coding sequence ATGAAAAGAGGAAAGAATTATATTGAAAGTGCAAAGCTAATTGACAAAAACACATTATATTCTCCAAAAGAAGCATTAGAACTTGCAATTCAGACATCAAAGGCAAAATTTGATGAAACTATTGAATTAGCTGTAAGGCTTGGTGTTGATCCAAGACATGCTGATCAACAAGTTAGAGGTGCGGTAGTACTTCCGCATGGAACAGGTAAAAAGGTAAGAGTACTTGTATTTGCAAAAGGAGATAAGGCAAAGGAAGCAGAAGCTGCAGGAGCAGATTTTGTTGGTGCAGAAGAACTTGTTGCAAAAATACAAAATGAGAATTGGTTTGGTTTTGATGCAGTAGTTGCAACTCCAGACATGATGGGTGTAGTAGGTAGACTTGGTAAGATACTTGGACCTAAAGGCTTAATGCCAAACCCAAAATCTGGTACAGTAACATTTGATATTGCAAAAGCAATATCAGATATAAAGGCTGGTAAAGTTGAATACAGAGTTGATAAAACAGCTATAATTCACGTTCCAATTGGCAAAAGATCCTTTGGAGTTGATAAGCTTGCAGAAAACTTCCATACTTTAATGGAAGCAGTAGTTAAGGCTAAACCAGCTGCTGCAAAAGGTCAGTATATAAAGAGTGTAGTATTGTCAAGTACAATGGGACCAGGGATAAAGATTAACCCAGCTAAGGTTCTTGAATAA
- a CDS encoding L7Ae/L30e/S12e/Gadd45 family ribosomal protein yields MTGKIPGKRVVGVKQTTKAVKSGSAKIVYIAKDADEKLVKPLIDLCVQNNVEITYVPTMEKLGSLCCINVGAAAACVVKE; encoded by the coding sequence ATGACAGGGAAGATCCCAGGCAAAAGGGTTGTTGGAGTTAAACAAACGACAAAAGCTGTAAAAAGTGGTTCTGCCAAAATAGTTTATATAGCAAAGGATGCTGATGAAAAACTTGTTAAGCCACTTATTGATCTTTGCGTTCAAAACAATGTTGAGATAACTTATGTTCCAACAATGGAGAAATTAGGATCTCTATGCTGTATAAATGTTGGGGCAGCAGCAGCTTGTGTTGTAAAGGAATGA
- the nusG gene encoding transcription termination/antitermination protein NusG — translation MAEKARWYVVHTYSGYENKVKANLEKTIENRNLQNLIFDVQVPMEEVVETKNDKTKIVQRKKFPGYVLVKMIMTDDSWYVVRNTRGVTGFVGPGSKPVPLTDEEVEFMGIKEPLVNIDVEVGENVKITSGPLENFVGQILEINYEKRKIKALVNMFGRETPAELDFNQIEKI, via the coding sequence ATGGCAGAAAAAGCAAGATGGTATGTAGTTCATACCTATTCAGGTTATGAGAATAAAGTAAAAGCTAATTTAGAAAAAACTATAGAAAATAGAAACTTGCAGAACCTTATATTTGATGTGCAAGTTCCTATGGAAGAAGTCGTTGAAACTAAAAACGATAAAACAAAGATAGTACAAAGAAAGAAATTTCCAGGATATGTTCTTGTTAAAATGATAATGACTGATGATTCATGGTATGTTGTAAGAAACACAAGGGGTGTAACGGGATTTGTAGGGCCTGGTTCAAAACCTGTTCCATTAACTGACGAAGAAGTTGAGTTTATGGGTATAAAAGAGCCTCTTGTAAATATTGATGTTGAAGTTGGAGAAAATGTAAAAATTACTTCAGGTCCACTTGAAAACTTTGTAGGACAAATCTTGGAAATTAACTATGAAAAAAGAAAGATTAAGGCTCTGGTTAATATGTTTGGCAGGGAAACTCCTGCAGAACTTGATTTTAACCAGATTGAAAAAATATAA
- the fusA gene encoding elongation factor G: MPRQFPLEKVRNIGIMAHIDAGKTTTTERILFYTGKTYKIGEVHEGAATMDWMEQEQERGITITSAATTCQWRDCRINIIDTPGHVDFTVEVERSLRVLDGAVAVFCAKGGVEPQSETVWRQADKYHVPRIAYVNKMDIMGADFYNVIKMMKERLGANPVPLQLPIGKEDTFRGIVDLVKNKAIIYVDDLGTTSEETDVPEDMKDLVEEYRLSLIEKVAETDEELMMKYLEGEELTVEELKNGIRKATISGEMVPVVCGSSYKNKGVQPMLDAVVDYLPSPIDIGAVKGLDPDTHEEAERQPSDDEPFSALAFKIMVDPFVGKLAFTRIYSGVLTTGSYVFNSTKNKRERIGRIVRMHANKREEIDEARAGDIIALVGLKDTITGDTLCDADKPIILEKMEFPEPVIHIAIEPKTKAGQEKMGIALAKLAEEDPTFRTYTDQETGQTIIAGMGELHLEIIVDRLLREFKVECNVGNPQVAYKETIRKQVKAEGKFVRQSGGRGQYGHCWIEVIPQERGKGYEFVNNIVGGVIPKEYIPAIDNGIQEAMTSGVVAGYPVIDVKVVLFDGSYHEVDSSEMAFKIAGSMAFKNAMQKADPVLLEPIMKVEVTVPEEYMGDVMGDLNSRRGRIEGMEPRGSAQVIRAHVPLAEMFGYATTLRSKTQGRGVFVMQISHYEEVPASIQSKIVEGKKQ, translated from the coding sequence GTGCCTAGGCAATTTCCGTTAGAAAAAGTAAGAAACATTGGAATAATGGCACATATAGATGCAGGTAAAACAACTACAACAGAACGTATATTGTTTTATACTGGTAAAACGTATAAAATAGGAGAAGTTCATGAAGGCGCAGCAACGATGGACTGGATGGAGCAAGAACAGGAAAGAGGTATAACAATTACTTCAGCGGCAACTACATGTCAATGGAGAGACTGTAGGATAAACATAATTGATACGCCGGGGCACGTAGACTTTACAGTTGAAGTTGAAAGATCACTTCGTGTTTTAGACGGTGCAGTTGCTGTATTTTGTGCAAAGGGTGGAGTTGAGCCACAGTCTGAAACTGTTTGGAGACAGGCAGATAAATACCATGTTCCAAGAATAGCTTATGTTAATAAGATGGATATAATGGGAGCTGACTTTTATAACGTTATAAAAATGATGAAGGAAAGACTTGGAGCTAATCCAGTACCACTTCAGCTTCCAATAGGAAAAGAAGATACCTTTAGAGGTATCGTTGATCTTGTTAAAAATAAAGCGATAATATATGTTGATGATCTTGGAACAACTTCAGAAGAGACAGATGTTCCAGAGGATATGAAGGATTTAGTTGAAGAATATAGGCTCAGCCTAATAGAAAAAGTTGCAGAAACAGACGAAGAGCTTATGATGAAGTATCTCGAAGGTGAAGAATTAACTGTAGAAGAACTAAAAAATGGTATAAGGAAGGCTACAATATCAGGAGAAATGGTTCCTGTTGTATGTGGATCTTCATATAAGAATAAAGGCGTTCAGCCAATGCTTGATGCAGTAGTTGACTATCTTCCATCTCCAATAGACATTGGTGCTGTAAAAGGATTAGATCCGGATACACATGAAGAAGCAGAAAGACAGCCAAGCGACGATGAACCTTTTTCAGCTCTTGCTTTTAAGATAATGGTTGATCCTTTTGTAGGAAAGCTTGCATTTACAAGAATATATTCTGGAGTTTTAACTACAGGTTCTTATGTATTCAATTCTACAAAGAATAAGAGAGAAAGAATTGGTAGAATTGTTAGAATGCATGCAAACAAGAGGGAAGAAATAGATGAAGCAAGAGCAGGAGACATTATTGCACTTGTTGGCTTAAAAGATACAATAACAGGTGATACCCTATGTGATGCTGATAAGCCAATAATACTTGAAAAGATGGAATTCCCAGAACCAGTTATTCATATAGCAATTGAGCCAAAGACAAAGGCTGGTCAGGAAAAGATGGGTATAGCGCTTGCTAAACTAGCTGAAGAAGACCCAACTTTTAGAACTTATACAGATCAAGAAACAGGTCAGACAATAATTGCAGGTATGGGAGAACTTCATCTTGAAATAATAGTTGATAGACTCTTAAGAGAGTTTAAAGTTGAATGCAATGTTGGTAATCCTCAGGTTGCATATAAAGAAACTATTAGAAAACAAGTTAAGGCTGAAGGTAAGTTTGTAAGACAATCTGGTGGTCGTGGTCAGTACGGTCACTGCTGGATTGAAGTTATTCCTCAAGAAAGAGGAAAGGGATATGAATTTGTTAATAATATAGTTGGTGGAGTAATTCCAAAGGAATATATACCAGCTATTGATAATGGAATTCAAGAAGCTATGACTAGTGGTGTTGTTGCAGGATATCCTGTTATAGATGTTAAAGTAGTACTTTTTGATGGATCATACCATGAAGTAGACTCTTCTGAAATGGCATTTAAGATTGCAGGTTCAATGGCATTTAAGAATGCTATGCAAAAAGCAGATCCAGTACTTCTTGAACCTATAATGAAGGTTGAAGTTACAGTTCCTGAAGAATATATGGGAGATGTAATGGGCGACCTTAACTCAAGAAGAGGAAGAATCGAAGGTATGGAACCAAGAGGAAGTGCACAAGTAATAAGAGCACATGTGCCACTTGCAGAGATGTTTGGATATGCAACTACACTAAGATCAAAGACACAGGGTAGAGGAGTCTTCGTAATGCAGATAAGCCATTATGAAGAAGTTCCTGCAAGCATTCAAAGCAAAATCGTTGAAGGGAAAAAACAATAA
- the rpsL gene encoding 30S ribosomal protein S12 produces MPTINQLVRNGRQKLEEKSKSPALKGSPQKRGVCTVVKTTTPKKPNSALRKIARVRLVNGVEVTAYIPGEGHNLQEHSVVLIRGGRVKDLPGVRYHIIRGTLDCAGVANRKQQRSKYGAKRPKK; encoded by the coding sequence ATGCCAACTATTAATCAGTTAGTAAGAAATGGTAGACAAAAGCTTGAAGAAAAATCAAAATCACCAGCGTTAAAAGGATCACCTCAAAAAAGAGGAGTATGTACAGTTGTTAAAACTACTACACCAAAGAAGCCAAACTCAGCTTTAAGAAAGATTGCCAGAGTTAGACTTGTTAATGGTGTTGAAGTAACTGCTTACATTCCAGGTGAAGGACATAACCTTCAAGAACATAGTGTTGTTCTTATAAGAGGGGGCAGGGTTAAAGACTTGCCAGGTGTTAGATACCATATCATAAGAGGTACACTTGATTGTGCTGGTGTTGCTAACAGAAAACAACAAAGATCAAAATATGGTGCAAAGAGACCAAAGAAGTAA
- the rpsG gene encoding 30S ribosomal protein S7 has product MPRKGNVPKRDVLPDPIYGSKVVTKLINKIMWDGKKGVAQKVCYEAFDIIREKSGKDPLEVFETAMNNVMPLLEVKARRIGGATYQVPVEVRADRRQTLGIRWLVDAARNRGERYMRERLAAEILDASNNTGAAVKKKEDTHKMAEANKAFAHYRW; this is encoded by the coding sequence GTGCCAAGAAAAGGTAATGTTCCAAAGAGAGATGTTCTTCCTGATCCAATATATGGCAGCAAAGTTGTTACTAAACTTATAAATAAGATTATGTGGGACGGGAAAAAAGGAGTAGCTCAGAAGGTTTGCTATGAAGCCTTCGATATTATAAGAGAAAAGTCAGGTAAGGATCCTCTTGAAGTTTTTGAAACAGCTATGAATAATGTAATGCCTCTTCTTGAAGTTAAAGCAAGAAGAATTGGTGGAGCCACATATCAGGTTCCAGTAGAAGTTAGAGCTGATAGAAGACAGACTCTTGGTATAAGATGGCTAGTTGATGCAGCAAGAAATAGAGGAGAAAGATATATGAGAGAAAGGCTTGCAGCTGAAATTCTTGATGCTTCAAATAACACAGGAGCAGCTGTTAAGAAGAAAGAAGATACTCATAAGATGGCAGAAGCTAATAAGGCATTTGCTCATTATAGATGGTAA
- the rplJ gene encoding 50S ribosomal protein L10 gives MRNLQIKEQKVKELTEKFQKAQAAILTSYIGITVEEDTELRKKMREAGVEYKVVKNTLTLRAAKEAGYSEIEKYLVGPVAIAFSYDDPTAPARVLANFAENHKVIELKAGIVQGQIFDTQQVKELAKIPPREVLIAKILGSFKAPLSNLVYVLNAIKEKKEANA, from the coding sequence GTGCGCAACTTACAGATAAAAGAGCAGAAGGTTAAGGAACTTACAGAGAAGTTTCAAAAAGCCCAAGCAGCGATTTTGACATCATACATCGGCATCACAGTTGAGGAAGATACTGAGTTAAGAAAGAAAATGAGAGAAGCTGGTGTTGAGTACAAAGTTGTAAAGAACACATTGACTTTAAGAGCTGCAAAGGAAGCAGGCTATTCAGAAATTGAAAAGTATCTAGTAGGTCCTGTAGCAATAGCTTTTAGCTATGATGATCCAACAGCACCTGCGAGAGTTCTTGCAAACTTTGCTGAAAATCACAAAGTTATAGAGCTTAAAGCAGGAATTGTTCAAGGACAGATATTTGATACACAACAGGTTAAAGAACTTGCAAAGATTCCACCAAGAGAAGTTCTTATTGCCAAAATACTTGGAAGCTTCAAAGCTCCATTATCAAATCTTGTTTATGTGCTTAATGCAATTAAAGAAAAGAAAGAAGCAAATGCATAA
- the rplL gene encoding 50S ribosomal protein L7/L12: MTIDEILKAIEGMTVLELNELVKACEEKFGVSAAAPVAVVGAAGAAAAPAAEEKTEFDVVLASAGSDKIKVIKVVREITGLGLKEAKDLVEGAPKTLKEAVSKEDAEAIKAKLTEVGATVEIK, encoded by the coding sequence ATGACAATAGATGAAATTTTAAAAGCCATAGAAGGTATGACTGTTTTAGAATTAAATGAACTTGTTAAAGCATGTGAAGAAAAGTTTGGAGTTAGCGCAGCAGCTCCTGTAGCAGTTGTTGGTGCAGCAGGTGCAGCAGCAGCTCCAGCAGCAGAAGAAAAGACAGAATTTGATGTAGTACTTGCATCAGCTGGTAGCGACAAGATAAAGGTTATTAAGGTAGTTAGAGAAATAACTGGACTTGGACTCAAGGAAGCTAAGGACTTAGTTGAAGGAGCTCCAAAGACACTTAAGGAAGCTGTAAGCAAGGAAGATGCTGAAGCTATAAAAGCTAAGCTTACTGAAGTAGGAGCAACAGTAGAAATAAAGTAA
- the rplK gene encoding 50S ribosomal protein L11, with translation MAKKVVGMVKLQLPAGKATPAPPVGPALGQHGVNIMGFCKEFNAKTANQAGLIIPVVITVYQDRSFSFILKTPPAAVLLKKAAGIESGSAVPNKQKVAKVPLSKVKEIAELKMPDLNAGSLDAAISMIKGTARSMGIEVTE, from the coding sequence ATGGCTAAGAAAGTAGTAGGTATGGTTAAGTTACAGTTACCTGCAGGAAAAGCAACACCAGCACCACCAGTAGGTCCAGCACTTGGTCAGCATGGTGTTAACATTATGGGATTCTGTAAAGAGTTCAATGCTAAAACAGCTAATCAAGCAGGGCTTATAATTCCTGTAGTGATTACTGTTTATCAGGACAGATCTTTTAGTTTTATACTAAAAACACCTCCAGCTGCTGTATTGTTAAAGAAGGCTGCTGGGATTGAAAGCGGATCAGCTGTACCTAATAAGCAAAAAGTTGCTAAAGTTCCACTTTCAAAGGTTAAAGAAATAGCTGAACTTAAAATGCCAGATCTTAATGCAGGTTCACTTGATGCTGCGATAAGCATGATAAAGGGAACTGCAAGGAGTATGGGTATTGAAGTTACTGAATAA